From the Desulfobacterales bacterium genome, the window TTCATGCGATACCATCCACCCCTGTCATAATAAAAACTGAGCCAGTCTCAAAAGACTGTTCACCAGAAACGTCCTGAAAAAAATAATCGCAATGAACACGATAATCGGGGAAAAATCAATCCCCGCAAATCCCATGGGCAGGTACCTTCGAATCGGGTACAGCACCGGCTCTGTCACATTATGAATAAACCGGACAATCGGATTGAACGGGTCCGGGCTGACCCAGGACAACACTGCCCGGGCCACGACTATCCACATGAAAAAAAGGAGCACAAAGTCGATGACCTTCGCGGCTGCCATCAAAAAATAACCGATAATAAACATAAGGGGCCTCTTCTCCTGCGGTCAGGAATCTTATCCCGTACCGACCGTATATTGATTAAGTTTTGACAACATATCCCATTTGAATTAATATCTGTAAAATTTATACGCTCCGTTGCAGTTGAAACCGCTTTTTCAGATCTTCCAGCCACAGCAACTTGCAATATATATTTCAAAAATGAGATAAGAACCGATGCGTTCAATTGTCCTGAAAGGCATTACTTTTTCTGATCCTTTGATTTAATTGTTAAAACTAATTATATTCTGTAAAATAAGTCAAGGATTTTCACTTGAATTCATCAAACCGATACCTGAATGACGTCGATATTTTATATTAACGCATCCAGGAAGCAAATAAAAAAAATTACAAATCAGCACCTCCGTTTGACAGACACGACCGGCGAGGCTTCGATTTGTTATGTGAAACAATTCCAGTTCAATTCATAAAGGAGGATTTTGTATCAATGCTTGACAAAAAAATAGGCTTTATTGGTGCAGGCAACATGGCCGAAGCGATCATCGGGGCCATCATTCAGTCAAAAATCTGCACCCCGTCGCTGATCTCTGTCAGCGACATCAATCAGGAACGTGTCGATTTCATAACCGAAAAATATGGAGTAAATCCGGCCGACAGCAACACGGTCCTTTTTTCGGAAAGCAGGGTCATTATTCTTGCGGTCAAGCCCCAGCATCTTGCGGCTGCTCTTTCTCAAATTGCTGCAGCTGATACCTATCGGATTTCCGAGCGCAAATTAATCATATCCATCGCCGCCGGGTTTCCGATAAAAAAAATTGAGGCAGACCTGTACGCTCCGCTGGACAGCGCCTCGAAAAATCTGCTTCCGATCATTCGCGTGATGCCCAATACCCCTGCCCTGGTTCTGGCCGGCATATCCGGAATAAGCATGAATGCCCATGCAACCCAAGAAGATATAGTGCTTGCCCGATCCATTCTGGAATCAATGGGACAGGTCATCGAATTTGAAGAAAAAATGCTGGATGTGGTTACCGCGGTCTCAGGCTCGGGTCCGGCCTATGTTTTTTTCCTGATTGAATCCATGATTCAGGCAGGCATCGCGCTTGGATTAACCGCCGGGCAGGCACGAATTCTAACGATTCAGACAGTAAAAGGCGCCGTCAAACTTCTGGAAGAACTGGATGAGGCCCCTGAAACCCTCCGCAAAAAGGTGACATCCCCGGGCGGAACCACGGAAGCGGCATTGAACATCCTGAATCAGTATGAAGTCAAAAACCATATCATCCAGGCCATCGACGCAGCGGCAAAGCGATCAACAGAACTCAGCCGCTGACGCGGTTGAATATGACATCCCGCGAACGCAGCGCGATAGTGTTCACCCGGAAACGGGATATTTTTCCGTCACCCTTATCCGTTACAACTTTCAACAAAAAGGAACCATAAGAATGAATAAAATTCTCGCTTCACTGACCGTTTCACTGTTTTTACTAACGTTGATGTCCTGTGCAGGAACCACTTCCCGGCAACAAACGGGAACCGGAACCGGAATTGCCGTCGGCGCAGGCGTTGGCGCCATTCTTGGACAGGTTATCGGCCGGGATACCAAAGGCACCCTGATCGGCGCGGGAATCGGTGCCGCCTTAGGCGGACTG encodes:
- a CDS encoding YggT family protein, with protein sequence MFIIGYFLMAAAKVIDFVLLFFMWIVVARAVLSWVSPDPFNPIVRFIHNVTEPVLYPIRRYLPMGFAGIDFSPIIVFIAIIFFRTFLVNSLLRLAQFLL
- the proC gene encoding pyrroline-5-carboxylate reductase gives rise to the protein MLDKKIGFIGAGNMAEAIIGAIIQSKICTPSLISVSDINQERVDFITEKYGVNPADSNTVLFSESRVIILAVKPQHLAAALSQIAAADTYRISERKLIISIAAGFPIKKIEADLYAPLDSASKNLLPIIRVMPNTPALVLAGISGISMNAHATQEDIVLARSILESMGQVIEFEEKMLDVVTAVSGSGPAYVFFLIESMIQAGIALGLTAGQARILTIQTVKGAVKLLEELDEAPETLRKKVTSPGGTTEAALNILNQYEVKNHIIQAIDAAAKRSTELSR